A portion of the Pomacea canaliculata isolate SZHN2017 linkage group LG13, ASM307304v1, whole genome shotgun sequence genome contains these proteins:
- the LOC112554318 gene encoding acetylcholine receptor subunit beta-like 1 isoform X1: MQGATVAATAATVSTTVLHLVVVLLVLLRAPVAVCGGMDQRGKDERRLIRDLFENGYNPLIRPVKNVNDSLQVNFSLALSQIISIDEKNQVMKTNVWLQIYWHDYQLSWEASDYGNIDSIRIKSDAVWVPDIVLFNNADGNYEVSYKPNCVIYSSGNITWIPPAIYKSSCSIDVQYFPFDQQICEMKFGSWTFRGNALVYAFRDNMDKLDLNDYLKSGTWDIIDCPGNLTTTSEEFGEEKRMIVFQFILRRKTLFYTVNLIIPCVLISFVSVCVFALPADAGEKITLCISVLLALVVFLLLVSKILPPSLTIPLIAKYLLFTFVMNIVAILATVIIINRNYRTPRTHRMPYWVRVVFLNHLPRYLLMKRPDHDNRWQPKPFTPPPSYHTTPEAHRVNLNIRAPNDLLELTEMHHPHCKLNASSGSSANSGAVTKSVRDSPQTYSPGSAREGALPSTHAHTQAYRRHYGKMRENTESADSEFRMTPEVYKATEAIKFIYQHVKAEEEYSAALDDWKYVARVLDRLLLFIFLGVTFSGTVSVLMNAPHILEYVDQDKIITELLNYIDKQTKQTST; the protein is encoded by the exons GCAAGGACGAGAGACGCCTCATCCGTGACCTGTTCGAAAACGGGTACAACCCGCTGATTCGCCCCGTGAAAAACGTCAACGACTCCCTACAAGTCAACTTCAGCCTCGCCCTCAGTCAGATCATCTCCATC GATGAGAAGAACCAAGTGATGAAAACGAACGTTTGGCTACAGATT TACTGGCACGATTATCAACTGTCATGGGAGGCTTCAGACTATGGCAACATCGATTCCATCCGCATCAAGTCAGATGCTGTTTGGGTCCCAGACATCGTCTTATTCAACAA TGCCGATGGCAACTACGAAGTGTCCTACAAGCCGAACTGCGTCATCTACAGCTCCGGAAACATCACCTGGATTCCTCCCGCCATCTACAAGTCCTCCTGCTCTATCGACGTGCAGTACTTTCCCTTCGACCAGCAGATATGCGAGATGAAGTTTGGCTCCTGGACTTTCAGGGGCAACGCTCTGGTGTACGCCTTCCGGGACAACATGGACAAGCTGGACCTCAACGACTACCTGAAGAGCGGAACGTGGGACATCATTGACTGCCCGGGAAACCTGACCACCACCTCGGAGGAATTCGGCGAGGAGAAGCGGATGATAGTCTTCCAGTTCATCCTGCGGCGCAAGACTCTGTTCTACACCGTGAACCTGATCATTCCGTGTGTCCTCATATCATTTGTCAGCGTCTGCGTCTTCGCCTTGCCTGCTGACGCTGGCGAGAAGATCACCCTGTGTATATCCGTGCTACTCGCCCTGGTCGTCTTCCTGTTGCTGGTTTCCAAAATTCTGCCTCCTTCGCTAACCATACCTTTGATCGCCAAGTACCTCCTATTCACCTTCGTCATGAACATCGTCGCCATCCTCGCCACcgttatcatcatcaaccgGAACTACCGTACACCACGCACCCATCGCATGCCCTACTGGGTCCGCGTGGTCTTCCTCAACCACCTGCCTCGCTACCTGCTGATGAAGCGGCCGGACCACGACAACCGCTGGCAGCCCAAACCCTTCACTCCTCCGCCCTCCTACCACACGACCCCGGAGGCTCATCGGGTCAACCTCAACATCCGGGCCCCCAACGACCTCCTGGAGCTGACGGAGATGCACCACCCCCACTGCAAGCTCAACGCTTCATCCGGGTCGTCGGCCAACAGCGGCGCCGTCACCAAGTCGGTCAGGGACTCGCCGCAGACCTACAGCCCCGGCTCCGCGCGCGAGGGGGCGCTGCcgtccacgcatgcgcacacgcagGCGTACAGGCGCCATTACGGGAAGATGAGAGAGAACACAGAGAGTGCGGACAGTGAGTTCCGAATGACCCCGGAAGTGTATAAGGCCACAGAGGCCATCAAGTTTATCTACCAGCATGTCAAGGCCGAAGAGGAATACTCAGCG GCTCTGGACGACTGGAAGTACGTAGCCAGAGTTCTGGACAGACTGcttctcttcatcttcctcGGGGTCACATTCAGCGGGACAGTCAGTGTACTCATGAACGCCCCCCACATCCTGGAGTACGTGGACCAGGACAAGATCATAACGGAGCTTCTCAACTACATcgacaaacagacaaaacagacaAGCACCTAG
- the LOC112554318 gene encoding acetylcholine receptor subunit beta-like 1 isoform X2: protein MENRVVRVLLQMLIVQVLITMADVGKDERRLIRDLFENGYNPLIRPVKNVNDSLQVNFSLALSQIISIDEKNQVMKTNVWLQIYWHDYQLSWEASDYGNIDSIRIKSDAVWVPDIVLFNNADGNYEVSYKPNCVIYSSGNITWIPPAIYKSSCSIDVQYFPFDQQICEMKFGSWTFRGNALVYAFRDNMDKLDLNDYLKSGTWDIIDCPGNLTTTSEEFGEEKRMIVFQFILRRKTLFYTVNLIIPCVLISFVSVCVFALPADAGEKITLCISVLLALVVFLLLVSKILPPSLTIPLIAKYLLFTFVMNIVAILATVIIINRNYRTPRTHRMPYWVRVVFLNHLPRYLLMKRPDHDNRWQPKPFTPPPSYHTTPEAHRVNLNIRAPNDLLELTEMHHPHCKLNASSGSSANSGAVTKSVRDSPQTYSPGSAREGALPSTHAHTQAYRRHYGKMRENTESADSEFRMTPEVYKATEAIKFIYQHVKAEEEYSAALDDWKYVARVLDRLLLFIFLGVTFSGTVSVLMNAPHILEYVDQDKIITELLNYIDKQTKQTST from the exons GCAAGGACGAGAGACGCCTCATCCGTGACCTGTTCGAAAACGGGTACAACCCGCTGATTCGCCCCGTGAAAAACGTCAACGACTCCCTACAAGTCAACTTCAGCCTCGCCCTCAGTCAGATCATCTCCATC GATGAGAAGAACCAAGTGATGAAAACGAACGTTTGGCTACAGATT TACTGGCACGATTATCAACTGTCATGGGAGGCTTCAGACTATGGCAACATCGATTCCATCCGCATCAAGTCAGATGCTGTTTGGGTCCCAGACATCGTCTTATTCAACAA TGCCGATGGCAACTACGAAGTGTCCTACAAGCCGAACTGCGTCATCTACAGCTCCGGAAACATCACCTGGATTCCTCCCGCCATCTACAAGTCCTCCTGCTCTATCGACGTGCAGTACTTTCCCTTCGACCAGCAGATATGCGAGATGAAGTTTGGCTCCTGGACTTTCAGGGGCAACGCTCTGGTGTACGCCTTCCGGGACAACATGGACAAGCTGGACCTCAACGACTACCTGAAGAGCGGAACGTGGGACATCATTGACTGCCCGGGAAACCTGACCACCACCTCGGAGGAATTCGGCGAGGAGAAGCGGATGATAGTCTTCCAGTTCATCCTGCGGCGCAAGACTCTGTTCTACACCGTGAACCTGATCATTCCGTGTGTCCTCATATCATTTGTCAGCGTCTGCGTCTTCGCCTTGCCTGCTGACGCTGGCGAGAAGATCACCCTGTGTATATCCGTGCTACTCGCCCTGGTCGTCTTCCTGTTGCTGGTTTCCAAAATTCTGCCTCCTTCGCTAACCATACCTTTGATCGCCAAGTACCTCCTATTCACCTTCGTCATGAACATCGTCGCCATCCTCGCCACcgttatcatcatcaaccgGAACTACCGTACACCACGCACCCATCGCATGCCCTACTGGGTCCGCGTGGTCTTCCTCAACCACCTGCCTCGCTACCTGCTGATGAAGCGGCCGGACCACGACAACCGCTGGCAGCCCAAACCCTTCACTCCTCCGCCCTCCTACCACACGACCCCGGAGGCTCATCGGGTCAACCTCAACATCCGGGCCCCCAACGACCTCCTGGAGCTGACGGAGATGCACCACCCCCACTGCAAGCTCAACGCTTCATCCGGGTCGTCGGCCAACAGCGGCGCCGTCACCAAGTCGGTCAGGGACTCGCCGCAGACCTACAGCCCCGGCTCCGCGCGCGAGGGGGCGCTGCcgtccacgcatgcgcacacgcagGCGTACAGGCGCCATTACGGGAAGATGAGAGAGAACACAGAGAGTGCGGACAGTGAGTTCCGAATGACCCCGGAAGTGTATAAGGCCACAGAGGCCATCAAGTTTATCTACCAGCATGTCAAGGCCGAAGAGGAATACTCAGCG GCTCTGGACGACTGGAAGTACGTAGCCAGAGTTCTGGACAGACTGcttctcttcatcttcctcGGGGTCACATTCAGCGGGACAGTCAGTGTACTCATGAACGCCCCCCACATCCTGGAGTACGTGGACCAGGACAAGATCATAACGGAGCTTCTCAACTACATcgacaaacagacaaaacagacaAGCACCTAG